A single region of the Rhodococcus sp. W8901 genome encodes:
- a CDS encoding PIG-L deacetylase family protein — protein sequence MEPIPEDWQRGLVIVAHPDDIEYGAAAAVARWTDQGKDIRYVLVTSGEAGIAGLHPQQSGPLREDEERRSAAIVGVSQVEFLGYPDGRIEYGLDLRRDLARVIRTHCPEMVVTMNHRETWGPGFLNSADHRAVGLGVLDAVADAANEWIFPELTEPPWAGVRWAAVNTMVGTTHAVDVAATVERAVESLCEHHAYLEALSDEPVLDQAARQIEMSTGPKPGFDAERAVGFELYVFGG from the coding sequence ATGGAACCCATTCCCGAGGACTGGCAGCGCGGGTTGGTGATCGTCGCCCATCCCGACGACATCGAATACGGGGCCGCGGCGGCTGTCGCCCGATGGACGGACCAGGGCAAGGACATTCGGTACGTCCTGGTCACGAGTGGTGAGGCGGGGATCGCGGGCCTGCACCCCCAGCAGTCCGGGCCGCTGCGCGAGGACGAGGAGCGACGTTCGGCCGCGATCGTGGGTGTGTCGCAGGTGGAATTCCTCGGCTATCCCGATGGCCGGATCGAATACGGGCTGGATCTGCGCAGGGACCTGGCCCGGGTGATCCGGACGCACTGCCCCGAGATGGTCGTCACGATGAACCACCGCGAGACGTGGGGGCCGGGGTTCCTGAACAGCGCCGACCACCGGGCCGTCGGGCTCGGTGTCCTCGACGCCGTCGCCGACGCCGCGAACGAGTGGATCTTCCCCGAACTCACCGAACCGCCATGGGCGGGCGTGCGGTGGGCCGCCGTGAACACGATGGTCGGGACCACGCACGCGGTGGACGTCGCCGCGACGGTCGAGCGCGCCGTCGAATCGCTGTGCGAGCACCACGCGTACCTCGAGGCGCTCAGCGACGAACCGGTGTTGGACCAGGCGGCCCGGCAGATCGAGATGTCCACCGGGCCCAAGCCTGGATTCGACGCCGAACGGGCCGTCGGCTTCGAGTTGTACGTCTTCGGCGGCTGA
- the pspA gene encoding phage shock protein PspA: MANPFVKGWKYLMALFNSKIDEKADPKVQIQQAIEDAQRQHQALSQQAASVIGNQRQLEMKLSRQLDEVEKLNANARQAVTLADQAAAAGDMEKATQYTNAAEAFAAQLVTAEQGVEDLKALHDQSLQAATQAKKAVEQNAMTLQAKVAERTKLLSQLEQAKMQERVSESLRSMDSTLSAPGNTPSLDAVRDKIERRYADALGSAELAQNSVQGRMMEVQQASVQMAGHSRLEQIRASMKGDALPSGGTAAAPAKPAIAPEPPTASANGETPAQ; this comes from the coding sequence ATGGCTAATCCTTTCGTCAAGGGATGGAAGTACCTGATGGCGCTCTTCAATTCCAAAATTGATGAGAAGGCCGACCCCAAGGTTCAGATTCAGCAGGCGATCGAGGACGCCCAGCGTCAGCACCAGGCACTGTCCCAGCAGGCTGCATCGGTGATCGGCAACCAGCGCCAGCTCGAGATGAAGCTCAGCCGCCAGCTCGACGAGGTGGAGAAGCTCAACGCCAACGCGCGTCAGGCCGTCACCCTCGCCGATCAGGCCGCCGCCGCCGGCGACATGGAGAAGGCCACGCAGTACACCAACGCTGCCGAGGCCTTCGCCGCCCAGTTGGTCACAGCGGAACAGGGCGTCGAGGACCTCAAGGCCCTGCACGACCAGTCGCTGCAGGCGGCCACCCAGGCCAAGAAGGCCGTCGAGCAGAACGCGATGACGCTGCAGGCGAAGGTCGCCGAGCGGACCAAGCTGCTCAGCCAGCTCGAACAGGCGAAGATGCAGGAGCGGGTCAGCGAGTCGCTGCGTTCGATGGACAGCACGCTGTCCGCCCCCGGCAACACCCCCAGCCTCGACGCTGTCCGGGACAAGATCGAGCGCCGCTACGCGGACGCCCTCGGCTCGGCCGAGCTGGCCCAGAACTCGGTGCAGGGTCGCATGATGGAGGTGCAGCAGGCCAGCGTGCAGATGGCCGGTCACAGCCGCCTCGAGCAGATCCGCGCATCGATGAAGGGCGACGCCCTGCCGTCCGGCGGCACCGCCGCCGCGCCGGCCAAGCCTGCCATCGCCCCCGAGCCGCCCACGGCATCCGCCAACGGCGAGACCCCCGCGCAGTAG
- a CDS encoding LysR family transcriptional regulator, which produces MELRQLRYAIAVAEERHFTRAAGRLHVAQSALSHQVQQLEHELGTPLFIRTSRRVELTEAGESFVLHAREVLAAAERLRGEVSATGRTVSGTLRIGTITTLTQVDLAALVRTFLEANPGVDVHVVSSMSESIVEQVDAGDLDLGFIGLWHTRPRAGLTARVLGTEQLVAVVGPEHPWTSRTAVTLLDLAGVPTIDFPEGTGARRQSDDAFTMAGLPRTVVAQAGSATLVAALTAAGVGVGFLPESDAITRPGLHLLRIADAPIRTVHMISKPTLVTPTGRAFADLVDRHLAGR; this is translated from the coding sequence ATGGAACTGCGCCAGCTGCGATACGCGATCGCGGTCGCCGAGGAGAGGCACTTCACCCGTGCCGCCGGGCGCCTCCACGTCGCCCAGTCCGCCCTCAGCCACCAGGTGCAACAGCTCGAGCACGAACTCGGGACCCCGCTCTTCATCCGCACGAGCCGCCGCGTGGAACTGACCGAAGCCGGTGAATCCTTCGTGCTCCACGCCCGGGAGGTGCTCGCGGCGGCCGAACGGCTCCGGGGCGAAGTGTCCGCCACCGGACGCACCGTCAGCGGCACCCTTCGGATCGGCACCATCACGACCCTCACCCAGGTCGACCTCGCCGCACTCGTCCGAACGTTCCTGGAGGCGAACCCCGGGGTGGACGTGCACGTCGTGTCGTCGATGAGTGAATCGATCGTCGAGCAGGTCGACGCCGGCGACCTCGACCTCGGATTCATCGGGCTGTGGCACACCCGGCCCCGCGCCGGGCTGACCGCCCGCGTGCTCGGCACCGAACAGCTCGTCGCCGTCGTCGGACCGGAACATCCGTGGACGTCCCGCACCGCGGTCACCCTGCTCGACCTCGCCGGGGTGCCGACCATCGACTTCCCGGAGGGAACGGGGGCGCGTCGTCAGAGCGACGACGCGTTCACCATGGCGGGCCTGCCGCGCACCGTCGTGGCGCAGGCCGGTTCGGCGACGTTGGTGGCCGCACTCACCGCGGCCGGCGTCGGAGTGGGCTTCCTACCGGAGTCCGACGCGATCACCCGCCCCGGACTGCATCTGCTGCGGATCGCCGACGCCCCGATCCGCACGGTGCACATGATCTCGAAACCGACGCTGGTGACGCCGACCGGCCGCGCATTCGCCGACCTCGTCGATCGTCACCTGGCCGGACGCTAG
- a CDS encoding MFS transporter, which produces MSVTESRTPTRPVLSPGLLLVMAVATGLCVGGNYFNQPLLDSIASALDVDQSTAAVTVTVSQVFYGLGLMFLVPLGDLWDRRVLSVGLMLLAAVGQAVCGFAPSIGWLMVGTAMAGLFSVAAQVLVPFAAQLAEPGRSATAVGTVMSGLMVGILLARSVAGLLTPLGGWQTVYRVSAVAMLLIAAVLWRALPSSRDRHGLGYGAILASMGALLRDQPRLRTATAMSALSFAAASTVFAAMAFVLAAEPFGLDDVAIGLVGLAGVAGAVMANVAGRLADRGLAQATAGVGAVVLLASWVLFGLGGTSLLAFVLAVLISDVALKCVHVSNQGVIYALAPQARSRVTAVYMTGYFVGGAAGSALGSLVWATHGWAGVCWAGAGLSLAVLAVWWLDLRVSARAVVAAEAS; this is translated from the coding sequence GTGAGTGTCACCGAATCCCGAACCCCGACCCGTCCGGTGCTGTCGCCGGGACTGCTCCTCGTCATGGCCGTCGCCACCGGTCTGTGCGTGGGCGGCAACTACTTCAACCAGCCGCTGCTGGACTCGATCGCGTCGGCCCTGGACGTGGATCAGTCGACTGCCGCGGTGACCGTCACCGTGTCGCAGGTGTTCTACGGGCTCGGGCTGATGTTCCTGGTGCCGCTGGGGGACCTGTGGGACCGACGGGTGCTGAGCGTCGGGCTGATGCTGCTCGCCGCCGTCGGCCAGGCCGTCTGCGGGTTCGCGCCGTCGATCGGGTGGCTCATGGTGGGCACCGCGATGGCGGGCCTGTTCTCGGTGGCGGCGCAGGTGCTCGTGCCGTTTGCCGCCCAACTCGCCGAACCGGGGCGCTCCGCGACCGCGGTCGGCACCGTGATGAGCGGCCTCATGGTCGGGATCCTGCTGGCCCGCAGTGTCGCCGGACTGCTCACGCCCCTGGGGGGATGGCAGACCGTGTACCGCGTGAGTGCGGTCGCGATGCTGCTGATCGCCGCAGTGCTGTGGCGGGCGCTGCCGAGTTCGCGGGATCGGCACGGTCTGGGCTACGGCGCGATCCTCGCGTCCATGGGTGCGCTCCTGCGCGATCAGCCCCGCCTGCGCACGGCGACGGCCATGAGCGCGCTCAGCTTCGCGGCCGCGAGCACGGTCTTCGCGGCGATGGCGTTCGTGCTCGCGGCCGAACCGTTCGGCCTCGACGACGTCGCGATCGGACTCGTGGGGCTGGCCGGTGTCGCGGGTGCGGTGATGGCGAACGTGGCCGGACGTCTCGCTGATCGGGGGCTCGCGCAGGCGACCGCCGGCGTGGGGGCGGTGGTGCTGCTCGCGTCGTGGGTGCTGTTCGGACTCGGCGGCACCAGCCTGCTCGCGTTCGTACTCGCGGTCCTGATCTCGGATGTCGCGCTCAAGTGTGTGCACGTGAGCAATCAGGGTGTCATCTACGCGCTTGCGCCGCAGGCGCGCTCGCGCGTGACGGCGGTCTACATGACCGGGTACTTCGTAGGCGGCGCTGCCGGATCCGCGCTGGGGTCGCTGGTGTGGGCGACGCACGGGTGGGCCGGGGTGTGCTGGGCGGGCGCGGGCCTGTCGCTCGCCGTTCTCGCGGTGTGGTGGCTCGATCTGCGCGTTTCCGCGCGCGCGGTCGTCGCCGCGGAGGCATCCTGA
- a CDS encoding energy-coupling factor ABC transporter ATP-binding protein produces the protein MSEIRFDGVHHSYGERTVLDGIDLALTESRIGIIGANGSGKSTLARMINGLVSPASGTVSVDGLDTARKGRQVRRKVGFVFTDPDHQIIMPTVSEDIAFSLRRSSLSKSERADRVAQVLADFGLSGHADHPTHLLSGGQKQLLALAAVMVTDPDVLVADEPTTLLDLRNARLMRSTLAGLRQQLIVVTHHLDLLDDFDRVIVIDRGGVAADGTPGEAIAHYRELIG, from the coding sequence ATGAGCGAGATCCGATTCGACGGCGTTCACCACTCTTACGGTGAGCGCACCGTGCTCGACGGAATCGATCTGGCGCTCACCGAGTCACGGATCGGGATCATCGGCGCCAACGGCAGCGGCAAGTCCACGCTGGCGCGGATGATCAACGGTCTGGTGTCGCCGGCATCCGGGACGGTGTCCGTCGACGGGCTCGATACCGCCCGCAAGGGGCGTCAGGTCCGCCGCAAGGTGGGGTTCGTCTTCACCGACCCCGACCATCAGATCATCATGCCGACGGTGTCGGAGGACATCGCCTTCTCGCTGCGCCGCAGTTCGCTGAGCAAGTCCGAGCGGGCCGACCGGGTGGCACAGGTCCTCGCCGACTTCGGGCTGTCCGGGCACGCGGACCATCCGACGCACCTGTTGTCGGGCGGGCAGAAACAGCTGCTCGCGCTCGCGGCGGTGATGGTGACCGACCCCGACGTACTGGTCGCCGATGAACCCACGACGCTGCTGGACCTGCGCAACGCGCGACTGATGCGGTCGACGCTGGCGGGTCTCCGCCAGCAGTTGATCGTCGTGACCCACCATCTGGACCTGCTCGACGACTTCGACCGGGTGATCGTCATCGACCGCGGCGGCGTTGCAGCCGACGGCACACCCGGAGAGGCCATCGCGCACTACCGCGAGCTGATCGGATGA
- a CDS encoding biotin transporter BioY, whose amino-acid sequence MSPSSPTGTPRNTARDLAQIAVFAALIVALGLPGTINVGGSAVPITLQTLGVMLAGALLGPRKGTLSVLTVIVLGLALPVLAGGRTTLVSLASPTAGFLIGWLPAAAVIGWLSYKMLPKYNVFGGIAVNVIGGIVVLYAFGIPGMLLKTDLTVSGAFAANLTYLPGDVIKAVVAAVVAAQVHRAYPALAARPFPAAPVRADAA is encoded by the coding sequence GTGTCGCCGTCATCCCCCACGGGCACTCCCCGCAACACCGCCCGCGATCTGGCGCAGATCGCCGTCTTCGCAGCCCTCATCGTGGCGCTGGGTCTGCCCGGCACGATCAACGTCGGCGGCTCGGCGGTACCGATCACACTGCAAACCCTCGGCGTCATGCTCGCCGGCGCCCTCCTCGGCCCCCGCAAGGGCACGTTGTCGGTGCTCACGGTGATCGTCCTCGGTCTGGCGCTGCCGGTCCTCGCCGGTGGGCGGACCACGCTCGTCTCCCTGGCCAGCCCCACGGCGGGCTTCCTGATCGGCTGGCTGCCCGCGGCGGCCGTCATCGGATGGCTCAGCTACAAGATGCTGCCCAAGTACAACGTCTTCGGCGGCATCGCCGTCAACGTGATCGGCGGCATCGTGGTGCTGTACGCATTCGGCATCCCCGGCATGCTCCTGAAGACGGATCTCACGGTCTCCGGCGCGTTCGCCGCGAACCTCACCTACCTGCCGGGCGACGTGATCAAGGCGGTCGTCGCCGCGGTCGTCGCCGCGCAGGTCCACCGGGCGTACCCCGCGCTCGCCGCGCGCCCCTTCCCCGCAGCACCGGTGCGGGCCGACGCCGCATAG
- a CDS encoding helix-turn-helix domain-containing protein — protein sequence MALLLREAIGDSLRRTRVSQSRTLREVSNSARVSLGYLSEIERGRKEASSELLAAICDALEVPLSEVLVDVSETLAVAPRENVDRGAVATDPRKVSGRIAQDTRVVIPAPSARALAAA from the coding sequence ATGGCGCTGCTATTGCGTGAGGCAATCGGTGACAGTCTTCGGCGCACACGCGTTTCGCAGAGCCGGACCCTGCGCGAGGTGTCGAACAGCGCTCGGGTCAGTCTCGGCTACCTGTCCGAGATCGAGCGGGGCCGGAAGGAGGCGTCGAGCGAGTTGCTCGCGGCCATCTGCGACGCCCTCGAGGTTCCACTCTCCGAGGTATTGGTCGACGTGAGCGAGACGCTTGCCGTCGCGCCGCGTGAGAACGTGGACCGCGGTGCCGTGGCGACCGACCCGCGGAAGGTCAGCGGTCGCATCGCACAGGACACGCGCGTCGTGATCCCGGCGCCCAGCGCGCGTGCGCTGGCGGCGGCGTAA
- a CDS encoding CinA family protein — MTDPLTGAVPARELVEALTRRGQTIATAESLTAGLLAATLAGVPGASNVLRGGLIVYATELKGALAGVDADVLNRDGPVAPTTAAQLADGARARCGADWGVGLTGVAGPDPQDGLGPGTVFLAVAGPDGTEVTALDLDGDRWEIRLGSVRSAVSSLLERLSR, encoded by the coding sequence ATGACCGACCCGCTGACGGGTGCGGTGCCCGCCCGCGAACTGGTGGAGGCGCTGACCCGCCGCGGGCAGACCATCGCGACGGCGGAGTCGCTGACCGCGGGCCTGCTCGCGGCGACCCTGGCCGGTGTGCCGGGGGCGAGCAATGTGCTCCGGGGCGGGCTGATCGTGTACGCGACCGAGCTCAAGGGCGCGCTCGCCGGTGTCGACGCCGACGTCCTCAATCGTGACGGTCCGGTGGCACCGACCACCGCGGCGCAGCTCGCGGACGGCGCACGCGCGCGATGCGGCGCAGACTGGGGCGTCGGACTGACCGGGGTGGCCGGCCCGGACCCGCAGGACGGGCTCGGCCCGGGAACCGTCTTCCTCGCTGTGGCCGGACCCGACGGAACCGAGGTCACAGCCCTGGACCTGGACGGTGATCGGTGGGAAATTCGTCTCGGCAGCGTCCGCTCGGCGGTGTCGAGTTTGCTCGAACGTTTGTCGCGATAG
- a CDS encoding TetR/AcrR family transcriptional regulator — MSICNEASGSAGESPSVDDQILDAARSCVLDFGLRRTTLAEVARRAGVSRPTVYRRWPDTRAVVADLLTREIRTAIPDMIGDAPARLQLVQAVVDVATEMRDHPLFEKILRSDPDMLMTYVVDRLGTSQRAIVEVVAAAIAAGQHDGSIRTADPVHMATMVLLTVQSAVQSARMVAELLPAAALVEELRVAVDSYLAPRSVL; from the coding sequence ATGTCTATCTGTAATGAAGCTTCCGGATCTGCCGGGGAGTCTCCGAGTGTCGACGACCAGATCCTCGACGCGGCACGCTCGTGCGTGCTCGACTTCGGGCTGCGTCGTACGACGCTCGCGGAGGTCGCCCGCCGCGCCGGCGTGAGTCGGCCCACCGTGTACCGGCGTTGGCCGGACACCCGGGCGGTCGTCGCCGACCTGCTGACCCGCGAGATCCGTACGGCGATCCCGGACATGATCGGCGACGCTCCCGCGCGGCTCCAGCTCGTGCAGGCCGTCGTCGACGTCGCGACGGAGATGCGCGATCACCCCCTGTTCGAGAAGATCCTGCGATCCGACCCGGACATGCTCATGACGTACGTCGTCGATCGACTCGGAACGAGTCAGCGGGCCATCGTCGAGGTGGTCGCGGCCGCCATCGCCGCCGGACAGCACGACGGCTCGATCCGCACCGCAGACCCGGTGCACATGGCGACGATGGTGCTGCTCACCGTCCAGTCGGCGGTCCAGTCGGCGCGGATGGTGGCCGAGCTGCTGCCGGCGGCCGCGCTCGTCGAGGAACTGCGTGTCGCCGTCGACTCCTATCTAGCGCCACGCTCGGTGCTCTGA
- a CDS encoding diacylglycerol kinase produces the protein MTKSVTVLTNPAAGSGHAPWASAAAVARLRERGVTVTEIEGRSADEALELARKAVADGTDALVAAGGDGLVSIAWQALAQTGTPLGIVPGGTGNDHARLFHIPVDDPAAAADIIAAGDVATVDLARTGDRWFGTVLSSGFDALVTDRANRMRWPKGPMRYNLAMVVELARLKPIPYRIVLDDRTIELDATMVSVGNGTSYGGGMLITPNAKLDDGLLDVTVVASGGRFKLVRLFPTVYKGTHVDLDEVQTFRTRKLRLETGIPVTSYADGEFVGQLPIDVEAVPGAGRVIVGAPLS, from the coding sequence ATGACGAAATCGGTCACGGTCCTGACGAATCCGGCCGCGGGCAGCGGCCACGCCCCGTGGGCGTCCGCCGCCGCCGTGGCCCGTCTGCGGGAACGCGGCGTCACGGTCACCGAGATCGAGGGCCGGTCCGCGGACGAGGCATTGGAACTGGCACGCAAGGCCGTCGCCGACGGCACCGACGCACTGGTCGCCGCCGGCGGCGACGGCCTGGTCAGCATCGCGTGGCAGGCGCTGGCGCAGACCGGGACTCCGCTGGGCATCGTCCCCGGCGGCACCGGCAACGACCACGCGCGCCTGTTCCACATCCCGGTCGACGACCCGGCGGCGGCCGCCGACATCATCGCCGCGGGCGACGTCGCGACCGTCGACCTGGCGCGGACCGGCGACCGCTGGTTCGGCACCGTGCTGTCGAGCGGATTCGACGCCCTCGTCACCGACCGCGCCAACCGGATGCGGTGGCCCAAGGGCCCGATGCGCTACAACCTCGCGATGGTGGTCGAACTGGCGCGGCTGAAGCCGATCCCCTACCGGATCGTGCTCGACGACCGCACCATCGAACTCGACGCGACGATGGTGTCGGTCGGCAACGGCACCTCCTACGGCGGCGGCATGCTCATCACACCGAATGCGAAACTCGACGACGGCCTCCTCGACGTCACCGTGGTCGCATCGGGTGGCCGGTTCAAGCTGGTGCGCCTGTTCCCCACCGTCTACAAGGGCACGCACGTCGACCTCGACGAGGTGCAGACGTTCCGGACCCGAAAGCTGCGGCTGGAGACCGGCATCCCCGTCACGTCGTACGCCGACGGCGAGTTCGTCGGGCAGTTGCCGATCGACGTCGAGGCCGTCCCGGGTGCGGGACGCGTCATCGTCGGCGCCCCGCTCTCCTAG
- a CDS encoding energy-coupling factor transporter transmembrane component T family protein, protein MTTLGLYSPGTSLLHRLSPGPKLIAMVVLIVAVTVLVRQPWHLLPAVAVVAALYAAARVPLRVALAQLRPLLWALLFIGAFQVIFTGWERAVVVCGTIVLAVALAALVTLTTRVSDMLETVSRALRPLRRVGVNPDRAGLVLAMTLRCIPLLTGIVQQVSDARKARGLGFSLRALAVPAVVSALMTAEAMGDALAARGVDD, encoded by the coding sequence ATGACGACGCTCGGCCTCTACTCCCCCGGCACCTCGCTGCTGCACCGCCTCTCGCCCGGTCCGAAACTCATCGCGATGGTGGTCCTGATCGTCGCCGTGACGGTCCTGGTGCGCCAGCCGTGGCACCTGCTCCCCGCGGTCGCCGTCGTCGCGGCCCTGTACGCGGCGGCGCGTGTTCCGCTGCGGGTCGCGCTCGCGCAGCTGCGTCCGCTGCTGTGGGCGCTGCTGTTCATCGGCGCATTCCAGGTGATCTTCACCGGCTGGGAGCGCGCGGTCGTCGTGTGCGGAACGATCGTGCTGGCCGTGGCGCTGGCGGCACTGGTCACGCTGACCACGCGGGTGTCCGACATGCTGGAGACGGTCAGCCGCGCCCTGCGGCCGCTGCGCCGGGTCGGGGTGAATCCCGACCGTGCCGGGCTGGTGCTCGCGATGACGCTGCGGTGCATCCCGCTGCTCACCGGCATCGTGCAGCAGGTCTCGGACGCCCGGAAGGCCCGCGGGCTCGGCTTCTCGCTGCGCGCCCTGGCGGTGCCGGCCGTCGTGTCGGCGCTGATGACCGCCGAGGCCATGGGCGATGCCCTCGCCGCGCGCGGAGTGGACGACTGA
- a CDS encoding FAD-binding oxidoreductase, with translation MSDAFVPEVPATTAPTMEWDAWGVAESRRHLSPQITTLLQQALGVSVEQAAPPTESDVTLRESTLGHALIAALRELLGADHVRTDDASRLRHSGGKSTPDLLRRKATDPQDAPDAVLLPGSHDEVLALLRFCAAEGVAVVPFGGGTSVVGGVDPARGRFHSVVALDLQRLNALTDLDPVSGVATLQAGLTGPQAEQVLGEHGFSLGHFPQSFQFATIGGFAATRSSGQASAGYGRFDDMVEWLRVATPSGTLDLGRGPASAAGPDLRELFVGSEGTLGIITEVGLRVHPVPERTGYQAWSFPDFETGAAALRAVVQSGSAPTVMRLSDEAETGINLALAGDIGGDSPTAGCLAITTFEGTDAHVEARYAEATALLAATGGTALGEGPAQSWEHGRFDAPYLRDALLNAGAIAETLETATRWSNLANLRTAVTTALTESLAAQGTPALVMCHISHTYPTGASLYFTVVCAQADDPLSQWATAKRAAGDAIMAAGGTITHHHAVGRDHRPWMETEVGPLGARVLRAVKDAIDPAGILNPGKLIP, from the coding sequence ATGTCCGATGCCTTCGTGCCCGAAGTCCCCGCCACCACGGCCCCCACCATGGAGTGGGACGCCTGGGGTGTCGCCGAGTCCCGCCGACACCTGTCGCCGCAGATCACGACCCTGCTCCAGCAGGCACTCGGGGTCTCCGTCGAACAGGCAGCGCCGCCCACCGAGTCCGACGTGACGCTGCGCGAGAGCACCCTCGGCCACGCCCTCATCGCCGCCCTCCGCGAACTCCTCGGCGCCGACCACGTCCGCACCGACGACGCGTCCCGCCTGCGGCACTCCGGCGGCAAGAGCACCCCGGACCTGCTGCGCCGCAAGGCCACCGACCCGCAGGACGCTCCTGACGCGGTCCTGCTGCCCGGCTCGCACGACGAGGTGCTGGCACTGCTGCGGTTCTGCGCGGCCGAGGGTGTCGCGGTGGTCCCGTTCGGCGGCGGCACCAGCGTCGTCGGCGGTGTCGACCCCGCCCGCGGCCGGTTCCACTCAGTAGTCGCCCTCGACCTGCAGCGACTGAACGCGCTCACCGATCTGGATCCGGTGTCCGGCGTCGCGACGCTGCAGGCCGGCCTGACCGGCCCGCAGGCGGAGCAGGTCCTCGGCGAGCACGGGTTCTCCCTCGGCCACTTCCCGCAGAGCTTCCAGTTCGCCACGATCGGCGGGTTCGCCGCGACCCGGTCGTCGGGACAGGCGTCCGCCGGGTACGGCCGCTTCGACGACATGGTCGAGTGGCTGCGCGTCGCCACCCCGTCCGGCACCCTCGACCTCGGACGCGGTCCCGCCTCGGCGGCCGGCCCCGACCTGCGCGAGTTGTTCGTCGGCTCCGAGGGCACTCTCGGCATCATCACCGAGGTGGGCCTGCGCGTGCACCCGGTCCCCGAACGCACCGGGTACCAGGCCTGGTCGTTCCCCGACTTCGAGACCGGCGCCGCCGCGCTGCGCGCCGTCGTCCAGTCCGGGTCCGCGCCCACCGTGATGCGTCTGTCCGACGAGGCCGAGACCGGCATCAACCTGGCGCTGGCCGGCGACATCGGCGGCGACAGCCCCACCGCGGGCTGCCTCGCCATCACCACCTTCGAGGGCACCGACGCCCACGTCGAGGCCCGCTACGCCGAGGCGACCGCACTGCTCGCCGCGACCGGTGGCACCGCGCTGGGTGAGGGGCCCGCACAGTCGTGGGAGCACGGCCGCTTCGACGCCCCCTACCTGCGTGACGCGCTGCTGAACGCCGGCGCGATCGCCGAGACCCTCGAAACCGCCACGCGCTGGTCCAACCTCGCGAACCTGCGCACCGCAGTCACCACTGCTCTCACCGAATCGCTTGCGGCACAGGGCACGCCGGCCCTCGTGATGTGCCACATCTCACACACCTACCCCACCGGTGCGTCGCTGTACTTCACCGTGGTGTGCGCACAGGCCGACGATCCACTGTCGCAGTGGGCCACCGCCAAGCGCGCCGCGGGCGATGCGATCATGGCCGCGGGCGGCACCATCACCCACCACCACGCGGTGGGCCGCGACCATCGGCCGTGGATGGAGACCGAGGTCGGTCCGCTGGGTGCGCGCGTCCTGCGGGCGGTCAAGGACGCAATCGACCCCGCCGGAATCCTCAACCCTGGCAAGCTCATCCCATGA
- the pspM gene encoding phage shock envelope stress response protein PspM, whose amino-acid sequence MSNTRGGRSGRKSRPATSAFEESAGLAASAASAVTSAGSVLREVGGTVADTMRRWSDPRERMLRKRRRARKRATRFGIASGAGVVGSASLAAASAPDWTIVATGGAAALFAIPAVVAVSTYRHLTSVPLPPATVTRQPLPPVGSAARAPMERLASAESGLHQLLGVLSRSAIVDAEEIDHTGETARSASSALRAVAADVVAMESAGRGTAAAAAHLQQSVRAAGEQLDIGVAQYEGLVTAAAKMTAPAQSPSYTLLDRQREELLSASDRLEGWAEALGEVDEIDRRFRR is encoded by the coding sequence ATGAGCAACACACGAGGTGGCCGGTCCGGGCGCAAGTCCCGGCCGGCCACCTCTGCATTCGAAGAGAGCGCGGGTCTCGCGGCCAGTGCCGCCTCCGCCGTCACCAGTGCGGGGAGCGTGCTGCGCGAGGTCGGCGGAACCGTCGCCGACACGATGCGGCGTTGGTCGGACCCCAGGGAACGCATGCTGCGCAAGCGTCGACGTGCCCGCAAGCGGGCAACCAGGTTCGGAATCGCCTCGGGTGCGGGCGTCGTGGGTTCGGCATCGCTCGCCGCCGCGTCGGCCCCCGACTGGACGATCGTCGCGACCGGCGGCGCCGCAGCGCTGTTCGCCATTCCCGCAGTGGTCGCTGTCAGCACGTATCGGCACCTCACGTCGGTGCCGCTGCCACCCGCCACCGTCACGCGGCAACCGCTGCCACCCGTCGGATCGGCCGCCCGTGCCCCGATGGAACGACTCGCGAGCGCTGAGAGCGGCCTGCACCAACTGCTCGGCGTGCTGAGCCGATCTGCGATCGTCGACGCCGAGGAAATCGATCACACGGGAGAGACCGCGCGGTCGGCGTCGTCAGCGCTGCGGGCCGTCGCCGCGGATGTCGTCGCGATGGAGAGCGCCGGGCGCGGCACGGCCGCGGCCGCCGCACACCTCCAGCAGTCTGTCCGGGCCGCCGGAGAGCAACTCGACATCGGTGTCGCGCAGTACGAGGGGCTCGTCACCGCTGCCGCGAAGATGACCGCGCCCGCGCAGTCGCCGTCGTACACCTTGCTCGATCGGCAACGGGAAGAGCTGCTGTCGGCGTCGGATCGGCTCGAGGGCTGGGCCGAGGCCCTCGGCGAGGTCGACGAGATCGACCGCCGTTTCCGTCGCTGA